One Cryobacterium psychrophilum DNA segment encodes these proteins:
- a CDS encoding single-stranded DNA-binding protein, whose protein sequence is MSGETVITIVGNLTSDPEMRYTQNGLAVVNMTIASTARVFDRAANEWKDGDALFLRASVWREFAEHVAGSLTKGTRVIASGRLRQRSYETKADSQGNGGGEKRTSMELEIDEIGPSLRYATASLTRVQSNNQAQQGQQQQGQQQRPQQTQQQRPQQSQQRPQQGNDQPWAPIPPTGGSDVWGQNGYADETPF, encoded by the coding sequence ATGAGCGGCGAAACCGTAATTACCATCGTTGGCAATCTGACCAGCGATCCAGAAATGCGCTACACACAGAACGGGCTGGCGGTCGTGAATATGACCATCGCGAGCACGGCGCGTGTCTTCGACCGGGCGGCGAACGAATGGAAGGACGGCGACGCGCTGTTCTTGCGGGCGAGCGTGTGGCGTGAGTTCGCGGAGCACGTGGCCGGCAGCCTGACGAAGGGCACGCGCGTTATTGCGTCGGGTCGGTTGCGGCAGCGCTCTTACGAGACGAAGGCAGACAGCCAGGGCAACGGTGGCGGCGAGAAGCGCACGAGCATGGAACTGGAGATTGACGAGATCGGGCCGTCGCTGCGGTACGCCACGGCCTCGCTGACTCGCGTCCAGTCCAACAACCAGGCGCAACAGGGACAGCAGCAGCAAGGCCAGCAGCAGCGACCGCAGCAGACGCAGCAGCAGCGCCCCCAACAGAGCCAGCAGCGACCGCAGCAGGGCAATGACCAGCCGTGGGCACCGATCCCGCCGACTGGTGGCAGCGACGTGTGGGGCCAGAACGGCTACGCCGATGAGACGCCGTTCTGA